The genomic interval ATTGCTTGTTCTGAGATCCACCTGCTGATTGTCTTTGTCGTACAGGTTCTCAGGAAACGCGGTAGCTGTTTCATAAGGCAGCAGCTGTTGTTCATGATTGCTGATCAGGAACTGAAAAGGTGTTGAGAAAGCAAGGCATTGCCTTACTGCCTCCGGCAGGCTGGCGGTGTCGCTTTCTTCAAAGTCGAACAAGTGCCGGTAAAAGGCTACTGGCCGTTTGATAGTTTGAGCAGCGTTATTAATGAGGATGTCCAGGTGTTTTTCCTGCGTTTGCAGGTATTGTATAAAATTATTCAGCTGTGACAGCTTGCGCAGGTCCAGCGCGACTATTTTCAGCCGGTGGCTCCATGCAGAAAAATCTGCCTCCTGGCTGAAACGCATGGCACAGTCTTTCGCGAAGCGGGTGGTGACCCATACTTTGGCCCCATCGCGCAACATACGAAGGGCCGTGAGGTAACCTATCTTTATTCTTCCCCCGGTGATCAGCGCTATTCTGCCTTCCAGGTTGGCACGCTGATGTCTGCGGGTATAGTTAATATCAGCACAGGAAGGGCACAGCATATGATAAAAGAAATGGACCTGCTTGTAGGAAGTTTTGCAGATATAGCATCGCTGGTACCTGGCAAGTTCCAGCGGCTCCTTTGTGTGCAATATTTCTTCCGTGTAGGGCAGTTCGTATTTACGATGCAGGGCGGTCTGTGCCAGCACCACTTTTTTATCATACTGTTTCAGTAAGCTTTGCCGCCGTGACAGCTTTTGCACTTTCTGCAAAGACAGCAGATGAGTGGATACGACAGGTTTGTTAATTTGTGCTTCAGCAGCCAGCTGTTTGTTATCTTTTTTGGCCCGTCTATAGAGTTTCGTTACGAGCCCTTTCAGGCTCATGGTGTCCAGTGATTTACCAGGATCCCGGGATAGCACCTGCAATACCTTGATACACGTTTCCCACTCTTCTTTTGTGAAATCATTCTTCATAGGAAGGGATCTTTAGATAGATAAAAATATGGCAAATTTCTGGTAAGTACCTACATGTTTTTGACGTAGAGGAACACCTGTTGCACAGTTCCCTGAAATCCGGGATGGTAATTTTTCCTGCATGGATAAGCCTGTTGGCCCTGATCCTGATCCTACGGTTTGTGTTTAAATTATAAGGCTTCCCGGCAAATATAATGGGTTGAGACCACCAACGTGATCTCAATGTAACATCAGGAAAGTCCGTATGCCCTGCAGCGTAAGACTGGGGAATATTCCCAGCCAGCATATCAGTCCTGCCATGATCACGAGGGTGATATAAGTGGATATATGGAAGAAGGGATGGACCGGCTTGGGGACCGCTTCTGCAGAAACAGTAGTAGAGAACAGCGTATTAATGACACGCAGATAGTAATACAGGCCGATCACACTACTGAGCACCAGTACGATCAATGGTAACCAGACAGACTGATGTACGCCGGCTGATAGTATGAAGAACTTCGCCAGGAAACCGGCGGTTAGGGGAATACCTGCGAGCGACAATAAGGAGATGGCCAGTATGGTACCCATAACAGGTCTTTTCCAGATCAACCCGTCATAGGTATGCAGCTCATCTGCCTCATGCTCCCTGGAAGATAAGAGGATGATGACCCCAAAGGCTGATAATAAGGTAATGGAATAAGCCGTCAGGTAAAAGATAGCAGCTTCCGTACCGGCATTGTTGCCTGGCAGAAATGCTACGAGCAGATAGCCAAAATGTGCAATAGACGAGTAGGCCAGCAGGCGTTTCAGGTTACGCTGTTGCAAAGCCAGTATATTCCCTGTTATCATAGAAGCAATGGCAATGACGGAGAAGATGGTGACTGCCAGCTGATATTGCTGCAGATGGATGCTCTGTGCGAAGCGCAGTAACACGGCAAATGTCCCTATCTTGGAAATAGTGGCAATGAACGCAGTAACGGGAGAGGGCGAACCCTGATAAACATCGGCCGCCCACAGATGGAATGGCACCAGGGCCAGTTTAAAGCCGATGGCAACGATAATAGTACCAAGCCCCATCAGGAATAATGGAGAAGATCCTACCGATGCCATTTTCTCTGCAATACCGGAAAATATCATACTGCCTGTTTCCATATAAATGAGCGCCATGCCAAACAGCAGGAAGGCTGAAGACAGCGCTGCCAGTACAAGATATTTCATGCCGGCTTCCACCGCATTGTTCCTGTTGCGCAGATAGGCAATCAATGCATATAAGCTGACACTTAGCAATTCCAGCCCGATGAACAGCGAAATAAAATGCTGGCTGATGGTCAGTATGGCGGCGCCCAGCGTGGCAAGGAACAGCAGTATATAATATTCTTTGGGGTTCTCTTCCCGCTCTTCAAAATAGATGAACGAGAACAAGCCGATCACCAACACAGAGAAGATGATCAGTCCTGTAAATACTGCCGCCTGTCCATCTACAATGAAGAGCGGCGGTATTTCCTGCGGCAGTGTGTCCCTGACATACCAGGTAGCGAATACGACCAGGCACATCATGAGGAAACCTACCACCTGGATGACAGTATGGCTTAAGCGAAAAGCGATCAGCAATATAACAACGACAGAGGCCATTGCCAGCACAATGAAAGGCAGCAGGGCTGATAGTTGTAGCTCATTCATGGAGTGACGGATGAATAGTAGATAAATGTTGTACCGTATCGATAACTGGTTGTGGGAATAATCCCAGCACGACGATGCTGATGCTCAGCGCAGCCATAATCACCAGTTCCCTGGCACTGATATCTTTTACAGGCCCGGTAAAATGCTGCTGTCCCATGAATACTTTCTGCAGCATGCGCAGGGAATATATCGCTGAAAGGATCAGTCCGAGGGTGGCGATAATGCTGAGTGTCGGGTGACTGCCAAATGCTCCCAGCAGGATAAAGAATTCAGCGATGAAATTGCCTAGTGCAGGAAGCCCGGCAGAGGCCATGGTAAACAGGATGGCGATGCCGCCCATAGCCGGCATGGAGGTCCAGAGGCCGCCCATCAGGTCTATATCCCTTGTATGTAGCCTTTCCTTCAGCATTCCTGCCATTACGAAGAGGGCGCCGGTGCTGAGGCCGTGTGTCAGGATCTGCATCACAACGCCCTGCATGGCGATGTTACTGAAGGAAAAGATACCTACCAGCACAAAGCCCATATGGCTCACAGAAGTATATGCGATCAGGCGTTTGAGGTCGGTTTGTGAAAAAGCGAGCAAGGCGCCATAGATAATGCCCGCCACGCCGAAGAGTATCATCACCGGGGCAATGGCCAGCGAACTTTCCGGGAAAAGCGGCAGCACAAAACGAATGATACCGTAGGCCCCTGTCTTGAGCAACAAACCGGCCAGCACAAGGCTACCCGCTGTGGGCGCTTCTCCATGCGCATCCGGTAGCCAGTTATGGAAAGGTACTACCGGTAGTTTAATAGCAAAAGCAATGAGGAAGCCCAGCATGATCCATTTTGCCGCTGCAGGATCAGTGGCTGTTTGCAGCAGGCTGAAATAGTCAAAGGTATATCTGCCTGTCTGGTCGCCGTGAATGAAATATAAAGCCAGTATAGACAATAGCATGAAAAGACTGCCTACCTGTGTAAAAATGAAGAACTTGTAACCGGCGTAACGGCGGCGGGCATCGCCCCATAAGATAATCAGGAAATACATCGGTATCAGCATCACCTCCCAGCAGAAGTAGAACAGTATCATGTCCATGGCAATGAATACGCCACTGATGCCTGCCAGTGTCCACAACAGGTTAAAGAAATAGAAGCCTGTTCTTTCTTTGATCTCCTTCCAGGAACAGAGTACTGCCAGGATGCCCAGGAAGAATGTAAGGAGCAGCATTACATGGCTGAATCCGTCCATCGCTACATGGAAGCCGATACCTAATGATGGTATCCAGTTTGCCTGGTAATTGATATACCAGGACGTATTATCGGGGAATGCCTTATAGACGCTGAAGAGCCAGCAGGCGACCAGCAGATCGATAGTGACGGTAAGCAGGGCGATCCATTTAGCCGCCAGGGGCGAGCTCCGCGCCACCAGCCAGCATAATATACCTCCTGCCAGCAATATGCATATCATCCATATCAGTATCATAACAGTAATTGTAAGGTGATGATAAACAGGATACCTATCAGCACACCGGTTACATACCATCTTAAGGAGCCATTCTGAGAAACGGAGAACAGCTTATTGAGATGCAGGTTGGCATCGGCGATGGCAGTATATAGTTTATCGGATACATCAGATTTATTAATGCGGGTAATGAAGAGGAAAGGTTTTACCAGCAGAATATCATAGAGCTGGTCAAATTTCCATCCTTTGAACAGGAAATGCCGTACGTTCATCAGTCCCTCAGATTGTTTCCACCGCAGCAGCAGTTCGCTTTGTCCGTAGTACAATACATAACCGGTGTAGATGCCAAGCGCAGAGACGCCTACGGCGATCAGCTGGAAGACGATCTCCGGCGGCAGATTGCTTTTCAGCGTTGTGGCAGGCAATGCCTGTTGTACTATTTCTGAGAAGAGAGCCACGTGCATGATATTGTGCGGCCATTCTATCCAGCCCACTGCTATGGAGAAGAAGGCCAGTACCACCAGGGGAAGCGTCATGGCGCGGCCCGGAAGATGCCCCGGTGTTGTTTTCATATCTCCCCAGAATACGACCAGTATCAGCCTGGTGGAATAGAATGCGGTAATGAATGCACCCAGCAGGGCTAAAGCCCAGAGTACAGGATGGCCGCCGTTGGCACTCCAGGCATACCAGAGGATCTGGTCCTTACTAAAGAAGCCTGCGGTTACCAATGGCAACGCTGCCAGTGCGGCTGCGCCAATTGTGAACGTATAAAAGATCACAGGCATTTTCTTTCTCAGCCCTCCCATTTTAAAGATGTCGTGCTCATGATGCAGTGTTTCAATCACCGCACCTGCTGCAAGGAACAAAAGAGCTTTGAAGAAAGCGTGTGTGAAGAAATGAAAGATCGCAGCGCTCCAGGCGCCTACACCCAGGGCCAGGAACATATAGCCGATCTGGCTGATGGTCGAGTAGGCAAGTACTCTCTTAATATCCGTCTGCACCATGGCGCTGCAGCCCGCAATAAACAGCGTTACAGCGCCGATGATGGCGGTGACCTGCATAGCGATGGGAGAGAGCTCAAATAAGGTATGCATTCTTGCGATGAGATAAACACCGGCTGTGACCATGGTGGCCGCATGGATCAATGCACTCACAGGAGATGGGCCGGCCATCGCATCGGGCAACCATGTCTGCAACGGCAGCTGGGCGGATTTGCCAATGCCACCTGACAACAATAACAAGGCGATCAGTGTAACGGTGCCGGAACCACTGCTGAATTGCTGTGAAGCTTTTGCCAGGATATCAGGGATATATAAGGTGCCCAGTTCTTTAAAAAGCAGAAAGAGCCCGATGATCATGGCCGTGTCGCCAATACGGGTGATCACGAAGGCTTTATTGGCGGCCCGGTAATTGGCCGGTGTTTCGTACCAGAAACCAATGAGCAGGTAACTGCACAAGCCAACGCCTTCCCATCCCAGGTACATCAATACCAGGTTATCGGCCATTACCAATGTCAGCATGGCGCAGACGAAGAGGTTCATACTTGCGAAGAAGCGGGCGTAATCCCTGTCCTCACGCATGAACGCAACCGAGTAAATATGGATAAGGGCTCCTATGAATGTGATGACGCAAATGAAGACGAGCGACAATGCGTCCATGCGCAGGCTGATATCGGCCGACAAGTGGCCGGCAATGAACCAATGCCATAATAGCTGTGTGTAAGCGCCTGTGGGGGGATGCGCCTGCAGGAAGCTGGCACTGGTGATGATTGCTATGAGTGCGGAAATGCAGATACTGCCGGCCCCGATACCTGCAATGAAGTTGCGGGACAGGTATTTCCCCGCCATTGACAACACCAGGAAACCCAGAAGGGGCAGGGTAGGTATCAGATACAGGTACTGTTGCATATAAACTTAATCTTTTAGTTCTTTGAGTTCTTCAACATCGAGTGTTTTATGCTGGTGCTGGATCTGTAATACCAGTGCCAGCGCAACAGACACTTCTGCTGCTGCCATGGCCAGTATGAACAGGTACATGACCTGCCCGTCCGGCTGCTGCCACCTGGAGCCGGCAGCTACAAAGGCCAGTCCGGCGGCATTGAGCATGATCTCAATAGAGAGCAGCATGAAGATGATATTCTTCCTTGTGAGTACACCTGCCAGTCCCAGTACGAACAGGATAGCGGCGACTATTAAGACCGTATGTGCTTGGACAGTTGACATCAGTTCAGGTTTGGATATGTTTGAAGGAACCTGTGCAGGCTTTTTTTCTTGTGTTTACCAATATGCGCTGCTCCCACAATTCCCGTCATCAGCAGGAAGCCTACCAGTTCTACGGCAATGATATATTCCCCATACAGCGACAACGACACCTGCTTCGGCGTAACAACAGCGGCAGGCATAGCGGTGGGCGCGTCCTGTAACAGCAATACCGCCATTTCGGCCAGCAATACCAGTGAGAGTATTGATGGCCCAAGCCATGCGCGCAATTGCAGCCATTCCTTCTCCTGCTGGGCCGTCTGCTTACCAAGGTTCAGCATCATCACCACGAAGATGAAAAGCACTACAATAGCGCCTGCATAAACGATCACCTGCAATGCGGCTGCAAAAGGAGCTCCCAGTGAAAGGAAGGTGACCGCCAGTGCCAGGAAAGATACTACCAGGTACAACAGCGCATGAATGGGCTGATAACGTGTGATCACCATAACAGTGGACAGGATCGCAATGAATGATGATATATAGAAGACCAGAGACATATCCTTATATTTTCAGGGTAATAAGCTTTTGATATCTACCGGGGTTTCTTCATCTTTCCCCTTACCTTTTTCTTTCACGCCTGCATCAAGGCCAGCTACGTTATAGAAGTTGTAACCGGGATATTTTCCCTGGCTGTTGATGAGCAGATCTTCCTTTTCGTATACCAGGTCCTGACGCTTGTATTCCGCCATCTCAAAATCGGGGATCAGTTGTATGGCGTAGGTTGGGCATGCTTCTTCACAGTATCCGCAGAAGATGCAGCGGGAGAAATTGATGCGGAAGAATTCCGGGTATCTGCGGCCTTCCTCATTTTCTGTAGCCTGCAGCGCGATACAATCCACTGGGCATGCCGCAGCACACAGATAACAACCTACACAGCGTTCACCACCATCCGGATCTTTTGTGAGCACGATACGTCCTCTCCATCGCGGATACATGGGTACCTTTTGTTCCGGATATTGTACGGTAACCTTCTTCCGGAAGATATGCCGGAAGACCAACCACATTGTACGCAGGTGACTAATCATTGTTATAAGTTTTAAGTTATCTCATTTAAGACCTGAGCCAGAGTGCTATTGCACCGGTAACTAAAAGATTGAGCAATACCAGCGGTAACAGCAGTTTCCATCCATAGCCCATCAGCTGATCGTAGCGGGGACGCGGCAGCGATGCACGCAGCAGTATAAAAAGCCCGATGAAGAAAAATGTTTTCAGGAAAAACCATACCACAGGAGGCAGAAAGCCTGGCCCCAGCCATCCGCCAAAGAACAGCGTGACAGTCATTGCAGAGATCAGTGATATACCCAGGTATTCACCAATAAAGAACATCCCGAATTTCATTCCGGAATATTCAGAGTGGAAACCGGCTATCAGCTCGCTTTCTGCTTCAGGAATATCAAAAGGCAGGCGGTGGGTTTCTGCAAGGCCCGCAATAAAGAAAACAACGAAACCAACGGGCTGTGTAACCACAAACCAAAGGTCCTTCTGTGCAGCTACAATAGCTGTCAGGTTGAAAGACTTGCTCAGCATCACTACTCCCATCAGGGAAAGCCCCATAAACACTTCATAGGCTATCATCTGGGAGGCGCCCCGCAAAGCGCCCAGCAGCGAGTACTTGTTGTTGGAAGCCCATCCTCCCAATACGATGCTATAAACACCCAGGGATGACATTGCCAGGAAGAACATGAGGCCAACATTCAGATCGGCTACCACAATGCCGGGTGCAAAAGGAATGATAGCAATACCCATCAGTACACTGGCTACAACAATAGCGGGGGCAAGAATGAATACCCACTTATCGGCAAACGGCGGGATCCAGTCTTCTTTAAAGAAGAGCTTCAGGGTGTCTGCAAGCACAATAAACAGGCCCAGTGGTCCTGCACGGTTGGGGCCCAGTCTGTCCTGCCACAGCGCCAGCAGCCTGCGTTCCACCCAGATGAGCCCTGCAGCGATGTTCAGGAATACGAAGAGTACCCCTAAGACGATCCATATGTGTTGCATTACAGTCATACGATTACAGTTGAGAGGTTTACCCATGCGCCCCAGCTGAGCGCTTCCATACCTGTCAGCCCCGCCGGCGCCAACATGATGCCATCGGGCAATGAATCATTTATGGAGAGTGGGAGTGTGTATGTTTTGCCATCGGTCTTCACGCTGACAGCATCCCCGTTCTTCAGCTGGGCCTGTTCTGCATCGTGCCTGGACAATGAGACATAAGGTTCAGGTGAAAGAGAAGCGATCCCTTTTGTGTAAACACTTAGTTCGCCGGAGCCAAAGATGTGGTACTGCGGCAGCAGCATCCATTTACCTGCACGGGGCGTAAATGCATCGGGAATGTCTTTTGAGAACACGGGTGGCGTGGTGGTTTGCTCAAACAAACGTATGCCGGGATCTCCACCTTTCAGCGCACCGCCCGCTTCTTCCTGGTATTTGGTTACCGACTGATTGGAGTTCCATCCCGGCGCCCAGAAGAAAGGAATAAGGGGAGATGGCGGCAAGCCCCTGTATCCTTCCATGGTATATGACAGCGATGAGTCGTCGTCCTGCAATGGTTTAGGCTCGCTCACGGTCAGGTTGGCCAGCATGGCTGTACGACCGCTGTAACGATGTGATTCGCGCGGTATACGGGCGCCATGGATACGGAAATCGTGTGGTGGTGCAACCCTGGATACTCCTGCGAATTGCGGGAACCTGTTTTCCAGTGCATGCAGCAGATCTTCCATATGCTTTCCGTGACCGTTGGAGGCCGTAGTTACCAGCGACTTTATATCGGCAAGCCATTTGAAGCTTTCCCTGATCTCGCTGTTGGCAGGCATAAATACCTGGCTGCTGCGCTGTGCACGGGCTTCGTTATTTACGAAAGTGCCATCGGCCTCCGCGAATGTAGCCGCCGGTATCAGCACATGTGCTTTTTCTGTAGTGCGATTGTGTAATGTATCGAGAACGATGACATGTTTACACTTACTGAAAAATGCATCTGCTTTGGCCGTCGGAACAGCACGGTAAAGATCATTTTCCAGGATGATAGCGGTAACGTTGGTGGTACGTTGCACGTGGGCAAGGGCTCTGTCGAAAGAGGAGGCACGCGTCATGGCAAGGCCCATGCTGTTGCAGTCCTGCATGACAAATGCCAGTCCGGCTTTCTTTTCATTCATATCCAGTGCAGCTGCAATATCAAATGCGGCCCTGATCAGCGCATTGTTCCAGCAGGAGGTGCCTGTAATGATCACAGGATGTTTTGCCTGCTGCAGTGCTTTACTGATCGCAGCGGCAGTGGCAAGCAGTTCTTCCGCTGCATTGGGCACTTCGGGCAGCGCCGGATTCAATATATGTGCTATCGCAAAACCCAGCCTGGCCATATCATCAGGCGTGGCCTTCATGGATGAGGAAGATATCTCGTCTAGCGGAGAAGGTAGCATGGTCACATTGGCGAGGAAGCCTTTATCTTCCTGCACCAGTTCCCTGATGGCCGCGTCGTGCCATGTGGGAATAGGCAGTTGTTCAGTAGTATGTGTGGCCGCTGTTTTCATGACCGACTGACGAACGGCCAAGGCCATGACAGGGGCAGTGTTCCAGATATCCTCGCCTAATACCAGCACGGCATCTGCCTGTTCGATCTCTTTCAGGGAAGGCGTGTGGATACAACCTGATTGCAGGATATCTATTATTTTCTGTTCAACATATACGAGGTCGTCCGGTACGCCCTGGTAGAAGTTTTCTTTGCCTACCAGTTCCAGCAGGGCGTAATTGCTTTCAAGGGAAGCCCTTGGAGAACCAATGCCGATCAGGTTATGCCCCGCTACCAATGCCCGCATATATTGCAGTACGGTATTGTGATCTGTAGCCTCTACCGGCTGGTTACGGATAAGCGGTTGTGTGATGCGGTTTTCACTGTTCACAAATTCATATCCGAAACGTCCTTTGTCGCACAGGAAATAGCCGTTCACCTCATGGTTGTACCGGTTTACGACATTGCGCAGCTGGCCGTAACGCTCGCCGGCAATCGTATTACACCCAAGGCTGCAATGCTGGCAAACGGAGGGCGCATTGGTGAGGTCCCATTTACGGGTATAATGTTCTTTTAAGGTTTTGTCGGTGAAAACGCCTGTAGGACATACTTCCACCAGGTTGCCGCTGAAGGGGCTTTCCAGTACACCGTCCTTTTCCCTACCGAAATAAACGTGGTTATGCGCTGCAAATACATTGAGATCTTTTCCTCCTGCATAATCATGGTAAAAACGTACACAGCGGTAACACTGGATACAGCGGTTCATCTCATGATTGATGAGAGGGCCCAGGTATTGATTAGGATAGGTGCGTTTCTTGAAATGGTAGTGCCGGTAGTTGTGTCCTGTCATGACAGTCATATCCTGCAGATGGCAGCAGCCGCCTTCATCGCATACGGGGCAGTCGTGCGGGTGATTGGTCATGAGCCATGCCACTACCTGCGAGCGGAAAGCTTTGGCTGTTTCATCATTTACAGAAATACGCATTCCGTCTTTTACACCTTCCATACAGCTCATGACCAGGCGGCCGCGGGAGTCTTCTTCATCTTTAAAGACCTTAATTGCACATTGACGGCATGCGCCGACACTGCCCATGGCAGGGTGCCAGCAGAAGTAGGGCAGATCAATTCCCAGGCTCAGACAGGCTTCCAGCAGGTTCTTACCTGCCTTTACATCAAAGGGTTTGTTATCAATATATATTGTAGGCATGTTGACGATGTATTTATACTATTCTGCATTAGTCATACGGACATTTCTTATGTTCAATATGTTTTTCGAAATCATCCCGGAAGTATTTCAATGCACTCTGCAATGGTTCCATGGCGCCGGGCGCCAGTGCGCAGAACGTGTTACCAGGACCAAGGAATTGTGCGTGCATATTCAGCAGTTCGAGATCTTCCGGTGTGCCATCTCCTTTTTCGAGGGAGAGCAGGATCTTTTCTACCCAGGGCAGGCCTTCGCGGCAGGGAGTGCACCAGCCGCAGCTTTCCTGTGCAAAGAAATGCTGGAGGTTGTGTACGAATCCCACGGGGCAGGTCTCACTGTCCATTACGATCATGGTACCTGTACCTAAGCGACTACCTGCTGCTGCAACGGATTTATAATCCATTTTGATGTCCAGGTGCTGTGTGGTGAGAAAGTCTGTAGAAGCGCCACCGGGCAATACACCTTTCAGCTGCACACCATTTTTCATACCGCCGGCATGCTCTTCGATCAGCTCGCGCATAGTAACGCCCATAGGCAGTTCCCAGGCGCCGGGCCGCTTCACTTTACCGCTTACACCGTATAGTTTAGTGCCGCCATCGTCGCTATAGCTAAGGCCTTTGAACCATTCAGCGCCGTTGTTGACGATATGAGGAACACAGCAAAGTGTTTCTACATTGTTTACAATAGTGGGTTTACCAAACAAACCGCTGATCTGGGGGAAGGGCGGTTTAGCCCTTGGTGTGGCGCGTTTCCCTTCCAGGGCGTTCAGTAATGCGGTTTCTTCGCCGCACATATAGCGGCCCACACCTGTATGTAGGTGCATGTCGAGGTGGAAATCACTTCCCAGGATATCTTTACCAAGGTAGCCGGCATCATAGGCCTCCTGGATGCTTTTACGAATGAGGTCTGCTGCCTTGTGGTAGGCCCATCGGAGGAACACATAAGCAACGTCTGCCTGGATAGCATACGCGGCCAGTATCATGCCTTCTATGAGCTGATGCGGATTGCCCTCCAGCAACAGCCTGTCTTTGAAGGTACCGGGCTCCATCTCGTCTGCATTGGCGATAAGGTATTTGGGATGAGGGGCCTGGTCGCCCATGGGGATGAGGCTCCATTTGATGCCGGTATTAAAGCCGGCGCCACCGCGTCCTTTCAGATTGCTGTCCTGTACCAGCTTTTGCAGTGCAGCTGGCGTCATTCCACCACCACATACCTTGCGCACAGCAGCATATCCGCCCGTCATTTCATATTCTTTCAGGTTAAGCGGCGGGCGGTCCGGATGAATGTTCCTGGTAAGTGGGCGTTCCATTGTATTATGTGT from Chitinophaga filiformis carries:
- a CDS encoding SDR family NAD(P)-dependent oxidoreductase, which translates into the protein MKNDFTKEEWETCIKVLQVLSRDPGKSLDTMSLKGLVTKLYRRAKKDNKQLAAEAQINKPVVSTHLLSLQKVQKLSRRQSLLKQYDKKVVLAQTALHRKYELPYTEEILHTKEPLELARYQRCYICKTSYKQVHFFYHMLCPSCADINYTRRHQRANLEGRIALITGGRIKIGYLTALRMLRDGAKVWVTTRFAKDCAMRFSQEADFSAWSHRLKIVALDLRKLSQLNNFIQYLQTQEKHLDILINNAAQTIKRPVAFYRHLFDFEESDTASLPEAVRQCLAFSTPFQFLISNHEQQLLPYETATAFPENLYDKDNQQVDLRTSNSWTMRLEDVPPGEMLETQLVNVTAPFMLNSQLKEMMKRSPFERRFIVNVSAMEGQFNRTSKTPFHPHTNMAKAALNMMTRTSAQEYAQEQIFMNSVDTGWITQENPHPKKERLFEEEGFVPPLDETDGMARIYDPIARGITLPELPLFGHFLKDYLPHEW
- a CDS encoding NADH-quinone oxidoreductase subunit N; amino-acid sequence: MNELQLSALLPFIVLAMASVVVILLIAFRLSHTVIQVVGFLMMCLVVFATWYVRDTLPQEIPPLFIVDGQAAVFTGLIIFSVLVIGLFSFIYFEEREENPKEYYILLFLATLGAAILTISQHFISLFIGLELLSVSLYALIAYLRNRNNAVEAGMKYLVLAALSSAFLLFGMALIYMETGSMIFSGIAEKMASVGSSPLFLMGLGTIIVAIGFKLALVPFHLWAADVYQGSPSPVTAFIATISKIGTFAVLLRFAQSIHLQQYQLAVTIFSVIAIASMITGNILALQQRNLKRLLAYSSIAHFGYLLVAFLPGNNAGTEAAIFYLTAYSITLLSAFGVIILLSSREHEADELHTYDGLIWKRPVMGTILAISLLSLAGIPLTAGFLAKFFILSAGVHQSVWLPLIVLVLSSVIGLYYYLRVINTLFSTTVSAEAVPKPVHPFFHISTYITLVIMAGLICWLGIFPSLTLQGIRTFLMLH
- a CDS encoding NuoM family protein, which encodes MILIWMICILLAGGILCWLVARSSPLAAKWIALLTVTIDLLVACWLFSVYKAFPDNTSWYINYQANWIPSLGIGFHVAMDGFSHVMLLLTFFLGILAVLCSWKEIKERTGFYFFNLLWTLAGISGVFIAMDMILFYFCWEVMLIPMYFLIILWGDARRRYAGYKFFIFTQVGSLFMLLSILALYFIHGDQTGRYTFDYFSLLQTATDPAAAKWIMLGFLIAFAIKLPVVPFHNWLPDAHGEAPTAGSLVLAGLLLKTGAYGIIRFVLPLFPESSLAIAPVMILFGVAGIIYGALLAFSQTDLKRLIAYTSVSHMGFVLVGIFSFSNIAMQGVVMQILTHGLSTGALFVMAGMLKERLHTRDIDLMGGLWTSMPAMGGIAILFTMASAGLPALGNFIAEFFILLGAFGSHPTLSIIATLGLILSAIYSLRMLQKVFMGQQHFTGPVKDISARELVIMAALSISIVVLGLFPQPVIDTVQHLSTIHPSLHE
- the nuoL gene encoding NADH-quinone oxidoreductase subunit L, with translation MQQYLYLIPTLPLLGFLVLSMAGKYLSRNFIAGIGAGSICISALIAIITSASFLQAHPPTGAYTQLLWHWFIAGHLSADISLRMDALSLVFICVITFIGALIHIYSVAFMREDRDYARFFASMNLFVCAMLTLVMADNLVLMYLGWEGVGLCSYLLIGFWYETPANYRAANKAFVITRIGDTAMIIGLFLLFKELGTLYIPDILAKASQQFSSGSGTVTLIALLLLSGGIGKSAQLPLQTWLPDAMAGPSPVSALIHAATMVTAGVYLIARMHTLFELSPIAMQVTAIIGAVTLFIAGCSAMVQTDIKRVLAYSTISQIGYMFLALGVGAWSAAIFHFFTHAFFKALLFLAAGAVIETLHHEHDIFKMGGLRKKMPVIFYTFTIGAAALAALPLVTAGFFSKDQILWYAWSANGGHPVLWALALLGAFITAFYSTRLILVVFWGDMKTTPGHLPGRAMTLPLVVLAFFSIAVGWIEWPHNIMHVALFSEIVQQALPATTLKSNLPPEIVFQLIAVGVSALGIYTGYVLYYGQSELLLRWKQSEGLMNVRHFLFKGWKFDQLYDILLVKPFLFITRINKSDVSDKLYTAIADANLHLNKLFSVSQNGSLRWYVTGVLIGILFIITLQLLL
- the nuoK gene encoding NADH-quinone oxidoreductase subunit NuoK encodes the protein MSTVQAHTVLIVAAILFVLGLAGVLTRKNIIFMLLSIEIMLNAAGLAFVAAGSRWQQPDGQVMYLFILAMAAAEVSVALALVLQIQHQHKTLDVEELKELKD
- the nuoJ gene encoding NADH-quinone oxidoreductase subunit J, with translation MSLVFYISSFIAILSTVMVITRYQPIHALLYLVVSFLALAVTFLSLGAPFAAALQVIVYAGAIVVLFIFVVMMLNLGKQTAQQEKEWLQLRAWLGPSILSLVLLAEMAVLLLQDAPTAMPAAVVTPKQVSLSLYGEYIIAVELVGFLLMTGIVGAAHIGKHKKKSLHRFLQTYPNLN
- the nuoI gene encoding NADH-quinone oxidoreductase subunit NuoI → MISHLRTMWLVFRHIFRKKVTVQYPEQKVPMYPRWRGRIVLTKDPDGGERCVGCYLCAAACPVDCIALQATENEEGRRYPEFFRINFSRCIFCGYCEEACPTYAIQLIPDFEMAEYKRQDLVYEKEDLLINSQGKYPGYNFYNVAGLDAGVKEKGKGKDEETPVDIKSLLP
- the nuoH gene encoding NADH-quinone oxidoreductase subunit NuoH, with product MTVMQHIWIVLGVLFVFLNIAAGLIWVERRLLALWQDRLGPNRAGPLGLFIVLADTLKLFFKEDWIPPFADKWVFILAPAIVVASVLMGIAIIPFAPGIVVADLNVGLMFFLAMSSLGVYSIVLGGWASNNKYSLLGALRGASQMIAYEVFMGLSLMGVVMLSKSFNLTAIVAAQKDLWFVVTQPVGFVVFFIAGLAETHRLPFDIPEAESELIAGFHSEYSGMKFGMFFIGEYLGISLISAMTVTLFFGGWLGPGFLPPVVWFFLKTFFFIGLFILLRASLPRPRYDQLMGYGWKLLLPLVLLNLLVTGAIALWLRS